From a single Nicotiana tomentosiformis chromosome 2, ASM39032v3, whole genome shotgun sequence genomic region:
- the LOC104110393 gene encoding NAC domain-containing protein 73-like — MTWCSQSNSETALPIIISAPPSDENNVMITSKVDHEIRIITCPSCGHSIELEHQRGIHDLPGLPAGVKFDPSDHEILEHLEAKVISDTLKLHPLIDEFILTIDGENGICYTHPEKLPGVNKNGQVRHFFHRPSKAYTTGTRKRRKVHTEIDGGETRWHKTGKTRPVYIGGVLKGYKKILVLYTNYGRQRKPEKTNWVMHQYHLGENEEEKDGELVVSKVFYQTQPRQCGSLSIRKTVDNNKSRSLSRQDSPILKTTNFVDYYNPPFASYDIGSQNRDIPPQLIQNLVVHGDSSSFVIPSNASKEK; from the exons ATGACATGGTGCAGTCAATCCAATAGTGAAACAGCTCTCCCAATTATAATATCAGCTCCTCCGTCAGATGAAAATAACGTTATGATCACTTCAAAAGTTGATCATGAAATTAGAATCATTACTTGTCCTTCGTGTGGACATAGCATAGAGCTTGAACATCAG AGAGGAATACATGATTTGCCTGGTCTACCAGCTGGAGTGAAGTTTGATCCATCGGACCATGAGATTCTTGAGCATTTGGAAGCAAAGGTCATTTCAGATACCCTTAAACTTCATCCCCTTATTGATGAATTCATTTTGACTATTGATGGCGAAAATGGCATTTGCTACACTCATCCTGAGAAACTACCTG GGGTGAACAAGAATGGTCAAGTGCGTCATTTCTTTCACCGCCCATCAAAGGCATACACAACGGGGACTAGAAAACGACGAAAGGTCCACACTGAAATTGATGGTGGAGAAACAAGATGGCATAAAACAGGCAAAACCAGGCCAGTTTACATAGGTGGAGTTCTCAAAGGTTACAAGAAAATTTTGGTACTCTACACAAACTATGGTAGGCAAAGAAAGCCTGAGAAGACTAATTGGGTAATGCACCAATATCACTTAGGTGAAAATGAGGAGGAAAAGGATGGAGAATTAGTTGTTTCAAAAGTTTTCTACCAAACACAACCTAGACAATGTGGATCATTAAGCATAAGAAAAACAGTTGACAACAACAAGTCAAGATCTTTAAGCAGGCAAGATAGCCCTATCCTGAAAACAACGAATTTCGTCGATTATTATAATCCTCCTTTTGCTTCATACGATATTGGGAGCCAAAATAGAGATATCCCACCTCAGCTAATCCAAAATTTGGTTGTTCATGGTGATAGCTCATCCTTTGTTATACCTTCAAATGCAAGCAAAGAGAAATGA